From the genome of Rhizobium sp. TH2:
CAATTTTATCCCGACTGTTAGCTAACGAGCAAGAACCTGTGGCCGGTGGCCGGCGGCCGGTTCATCGGTATCCGCGTTTGCGCTTTGCGAGTTCCAGGGAAAGCGCCGCAGCGATCGCAAGAACCTTGGATTCATATGCGATTGCCCTCCCCTGCCCTTGCTAACCTCTACGGCCCCATCGTCTTCTCAGTATGATTGAATCAAACAGGTCAAGTTCGAGCGACATAGAATAGAACCGAGCCATACTGTTGATAGGTTCGCGGCGTTCGAGATAGATAGCAACTGCGGGAATGTTCATGATTGACGCTCCCATAATTGTCTCTGTTGATCAAACGAGAGTTCCGAATCAATGCTGTCCCATCGATTCAGCA
Proteins encoded in this window:
- a CDS encoding WGR domain-containing protein, with the translated sequence MGASIMNIPAVAIYLERREPINSMARFYSMSLELDLFDSIILRRRWGRRG